One genomic region from Chrysemys picta bellii isolate R12L10 chromosome 16, ASM1138683v2, whole genome shotgun sequence encodes:
- the LOC101937171 gene encoding thialysine N-epsilon-acetyltransferase-like isoform X1 yields the protein MECVLRPCRAEDCAEVMRMIKELAEFEELPDQVQISDQVLREDGFANDPFYRCLVAEVPPEHRSQDGHTVVGYGLYFFTYSTWKGRNIYMEDLYVMPEFRDRCGEQMHPAEVCGAGLESNGHRLLPGPGGGGPHDRGGLALLPRRRRCPEAAGAGAAGTLTWPPTTTPLPEPGREPRSPGS from the exons ATGGAGTGTGTTCTCcggccctgcagggctgaagacTGCGCGGAGGTCATGCGGATGATAAAG GAGCTGGCGGAGTTTGAGGAGCTCCCGGACCAGGTACAAATCAGCGACCAAG TGCTCAGGGAAGACGGTTTCGCCAACGACCCTTTCTACAGATGTCTGGTGGCCGAGGTCCCGCCTGAGCATCGGAGTCAAGACG GACACACCGTCGTAGGGTATGGCCTCTATTTCTTCACCTACAGTACCTGGAAAGGCAGGAATATCTACATGGAAGACCTGTACGTCATGCCTGAGTTCAGAG ATCGGTGTGGAGAACAGATGCACCCAGCTGAAGTTTGTGGTGCTGGACTGGAATCGAACGGCCATCGACTTCTACCAGGGCCAGGGGGCGGTGGACCTCACGACCGCGGAGGGCTGGCACTTCTTCCACGTCGAAGGAGATGCCCTGAAGCAGCTGGCGCAGGGGCAGCTGGGACACTGACGTGGCCACCAACCAccacgcccctcccagagccggggagagaacccaggagtcctggctcctag
- the LOC101937171 gene encoding thialysine N-epsilon-acetyltransferase-like isoform X4: MECVLRPCRAEDCAEVMRMIKELAEFEELPDQVQISDQVLREDGFANDPFYRCLVAEVPPEHRSQDGKGIGKKLMSKIAEIGVENRCTQLKFVVLDWNRTAIDFYQGQGAVDLTTAEGWHFFHVEGDALKQLAQGQLGH, from the exons ATGGAGTGTGTTCTCcggccctgcagggctgaagacTGCGCGGAGGTCATGCGGATGATAAAG GAGCTGGCGGAGTTTGAGGAGCTCCCGGACCAGGTACAAATCAGCGACCAAG TGCTCAGGGAAGACGGTTTCGCCAACGACCCTTTCTACAGATGTCTGGTGGCCGAGGTCCCGCCTGAGCATCGGAGTCAAGACG GTAAAGGCATTGGCAAGAAGCTTATGAGTAAAATTGCAGAG ATCGGTGTGGAGAACAGATGCACCCAGCTGAAGTTTGTGGTGCTGGACTGGAATCGAACGGCCATCGACTTCTACCAGGGCCAGGGGGCGGTGGACCTCACGACCGCGGAGGGCTGGCACTTCTTCCACGTCGAAGGAGATGCCCTGAAGCAGCTGGCGCAGGGGCAGCTGGGACACTGA
- the LOC101937171 gene encoding thialysine N-epsilon-acetyltransferase-like isoform X2, with protein MECVLRPCRAEDCAEVMRMIKELAEFEELPDQVQISDQVLREDGFANDPFYRCLVAEVPPEHRSQDGHTVVGYGLYFFTYSTWKGRNIYMEDLYVMPEFRGKGIGKKLMSKIAEIGVENRCTQLKFVVLDWNRTAIDFYQGQGAVDLTTAEGWHFFHVEGDALKQLAQGQLGH; from the exons ATGGAGTGTGTTCTCcggccctgcagggctgaagacTGCGCGGAGGTCATGCGGATGATAAAG GAGCTGGCGGAGTTTGAGGAGCTCCCGGACCAGGTACAAATCAGCGACCAAG TGCTCAGGGAAGACGGTTTCGCCAACGACCCTTTCTACAGATGTCTGGTGGCCGAGGTCCCGCCTGAGCATCGGAGTCAAGACG GACACACCGTCGTAGGGTATGGCCTCTATTTCTTCACCTACAGTACCTGGAAAGGCAGGAATATCTACATGGAAGACCTGTACGTCATGCCTGAGTTCAGAG GTAAAGGCATTGGCAAGAAGCTTATGAGTAAAATTGCAGAG ATCGGTGTGGAGAACAGATGCACCCAGCTGAAGTTTGTGGTGCTGGACTGGAATCGAACGGCCATCGACTTCTACCAGGGCCAGGGGGCGGTGGACCTCACGACCGCGGAGGGCTGGCACTTCTTCCACGTCGAAGGAGATGCCCTGAAGCAGCTGGCGCAGGGGCAGCTGGGACACTGA
- the LOC101937171 gene encoding thialysine N-epsilon-acetyltransferase-like isoform X3, producing the protein MECVLRPCRAEDCAEVMRMIKELAEFEELPDQVQISDQVLREDGFANDPFYRCLVAEVPPEHRSQDVPGKAGISTWKTCTSCLSSEIGVENRCTQLKFVVLDWNRTAIDFYQGQGAVDLTTAEGWHFFHVEGDALKQLAQGQLGH; encoded by the exons ATGGAGTGTGTTCTCcggccctgcagggctgaagacTGCGCGGAGGTCATGCGGATGATAAAG GAGCTGGCGGAGTTTGAGGAGCTCCCGGACCAGGTACAAATCAGCGACCAAG TGCTCAGGGAAGACGGTTTCGCCAACGACCCTTTCTACAGATGTCTGGTGGCCGAGGTCCCGCCTGAGCATCGGAGTCAAGACG TACCTGGAAAGGCAGGAATATCTACATGGAAGACCTGTACGTCATGCCTGAGTTCAGAG ATCGGTGTGGAGAACAGATGCACCCAGCTGAAGTTTGTGGTGCTGGACTGGAATCGAACGGCCATCGACTTCTACCAGGGCCAGGGGGCGGTGGACCTCACGACCGCGGAGGGCTGGCACTTCTTCCACGTCGAAGGAGATGCCCTGAAGCAGCTGGCGCAGGGGCAGCTGGGACACTGA
- the LOC103307106 gene encoding thialysine N-epsilon-acetyltransferase-like, giving the protein MSYVVRPWALRDLKDVVRLIREGATFHKALDQVKTTPEVLREDGFGMDPKFGCLVAEVPPDQRSKDGHTVVGYQFHYFSYCTWTGRIVFGEDLYVMPEFRGKGIGTSLLSQVAKLALAHGCTQFRFMLANWNQPAMALYEKLGAIDVTARDNWVVWHIEGRAMRELAERVTQ; this is encoded by the exons ATGAGCTACGTCGTCCGACCCTGGGCTCTGAGGGACCTCAAGGATGTCGTGCGACTGATTCGA GAAGGGGCAACATTTCacaaggctttggatcaggtcaaaACTACCCCCGAAG TGCTGAGGGAGGATGGCTTCGGGATGGACCCCAAGTTTGGCTGCCTGGTAGCCGAAGTTCCCCCTGACCAGAGGAGCAAAGACG GGCACACCGTCGTCGGGTACCAGTTCCATTATTTCAGCTACTGCACCTGGACAGGGCGGATTGTTTTTGGGGAGGATCTGTACGTCATGCCAGAGTTCAGAG GCAAAGGAATTGGCACCAGTTTACTCAGCCAAGTGGCCAAG CTCGCGCTGGCACACGGCTGCACCCAGTTCCGGTTCATGTTGGCCAACTGGAACCAGCCGGCCATGGCGCTGTATGAGAAACTGGGGGCAATCGACGTGACAGCGAGGGACAACTGGGTCGTCTGGCACATCGAGGGGCGGGCCATGCGGGAGCTGGCGGAGCGGGTAACACAATGA